One genomic region from Saprospiraceae bacterium encodes:
- the miaA gene encoding tRNA (adenosine(37)-N6)-dimethylallyltransferase MiaA: MKSSVSKQLIVIGGPTAVGKSAIALRLAQHFQCEIVNADSRQVYRELQIGVNKPSKEDLELVPHHLIGHISIQDDYSVGRYEQDALDILDQLFHTNDLAILVGGTGLYINAVLHGLDTFPAIPPDIKITVQDLMINQGLPGLQSFIQINDPEYFASMDQNNTRRLSRAMEVILTTGKKFSDQRQASIKPRQFEVLKYFVDDDRTQVYQRIDQRVDLMIKQGLKEEASSLFPFKHLKSLETVGYREWWHHFEGQCDQPTVIAKIKQHTRNYAKRQWTWWKPLQWPVINTNDLDQLIVEIERKLNNPYL, from the coding sequence ATGAAATCATCTGTTTCAAAACAGCTTATTGTGATCGGTGGGCCTACGGCAGTAGGCAAATCGGCCATTGCGCTCCGGTTAGCCCAGCATTTTCAATGCGAGATCGTCAATGCCGACAGCAGGCAAGTATACCGGGAACTGCAAATAGGAGTAAACAAACCATCGAAGGAGGATCTGGAACTGGTACCACACCACCTTATCGGTCATATTTCAATTCAGGACGATTACAGTGTAGGACGATATGAACAGGATGCACTAGACATTTTAGACCAACTGTTTCATACAAATGATCTGGCCATCCTGGTAGGGGGTACTGGTTTATATATCAATGCCGTATTGCACGGATTGGACACTTTCCCTGCGATACCTCCGGACATCAAAATCACCGTGCAAGACCTGATGATAAATCAAGGGCTACCCGGTTTGCAATCATTTATACAAATCAATGATCCCGAATATTTTGCTTCTATGGATCAAAACAATACCCGAAGGCTCAGCAGGGCTATGGAAGTAATACTGACTACGGGGAAAAAATTTTCTGATCAAAGACAAGCTTCCATCAAACCTCGTCAATTTGAAGTATTAAAATATTTTGTCGATGATGATCGCACACAAGTTTACCAGAGAATAGACCAACGGGTCGATCTTATGATAAAACAGGGGCTCAAAGAAGAAGCAAGTTCACTATTTCCATTTAAACATCTCAAGAGCCTGGAGACAGTAGGCTATAGAGAATGGTGGCACCATTTTGAGGGTCAATGCGATCAACCCACCGTAATAGCCAAAATAAAACAACACACACGCAACTACGCGAAGCGTCAATGGACCTGGTGGAAACCTCTTCAATGGCCTGTCATAAATACCAATGACCTGGACCAACTGATCGTCGAAATAGAACGCAAACTAAACAACCCCTATCTTTGA
- the nusA gene encoding transcription termination/antitermination protein NusA: MINLVETFSEFKAGKNIDRPTLMRVMEDVFRTLIKKKYGTDENFNVIVNTQKGDLELWHVRQIVPDGEVSDPYKEISVSEAREIDPDYDVNEECYTKLELEDFGRRSIMAARQTLISRILELEKDEVFQKYSDRKGEIILGEVNQVLPKEILVIDDTTGNELVLPKSEMIKADHFRKGDMVRGVIKDVIMKNNLPSIIMSRTDSAFLEKLMEHEVPEIEDGLITIKNIVRIPGERAKVAVESYDDRIDPVGACVGMKGSRIHGIVRELRNENIDIVNYTNNLTLYIQRALTPAKVTKIEIDEPNKRASVYLKPDQVSLAIGKGGSNIKLASKLTGFEIDVYRDTEEGTEIDDVDLDEFADEIEAWIIDTLKGIGCDTARSVLTLSREELIRRSDLEEETIDDVLKILSSEMEEDQAS; encoded by the coding sequence ATGATCAATTTAGTTGAAACATTTTCGGAATTCAAAGCGGGAAAAAATATTGACCGCCCTACCCTCATGCGGGTGATGGAGGATGTATTTCGTACCCTCATCAAGAAAAAATACGGCACAGATGAAAACTTCAATGTGATCGTAAATACCCAAAAAGGTGACCTGGAGCTATGGCATGTACGGCAAATCGTGCCGGATGGTGAAGTTTCTGATCCATATAAAGAAATCTCTGTATCAGAAGCCCGCGAGATAGATCCGGACTATGATGTAAATGAGGAATGTTACACCAAACTCGAATTAGAGGATTTTGGACGAAGATCTATCATGGCTGCTCGACAGACATTGATCTCCCGTATCCTGGAGTTGGAGAAAGACGAAGTATTTCAAAAATACTCAGATCGAAAAGGAGAAATCATCCTCGGCGAGGTCAACCAGGTCCTGCCCAAAGAAATCCTGGTCATTGATGATACTACCGGCAATGAACTGGTGCTGCCAAAATCTGAAATGATCAAAGCAGATCATTTTCGAAAAGGGGACATGGTCCGGGGCGTCATTAAAGATGTCATCATGAAAAACAATCTTCCATCTATCATTATGTCCAGAACGGATAGTGCTTTCCTGGAAAAGCTGATGGAACACGAAGTACCAGAGATAGAAGATGGACTGATCACTATCAAAAATATTGTCAGGATACCTGGCGAAAGGGCTAAAGTAGCTGTAGAATCATATGATGATCGTATAGACCCGGTCGGTGCTTGTGTAGGCATGAAAGGGTCGCGAATCCATGGCATCGTTCGTGAGTTGCGTAATGAAAATATTGATATAGTCAATTACACCAACAACCTTACTTTGTACATACAGCGTGCTCTTACACCCGCTAAGGTCACCAAAATTGAAATTGACGAACCAAATAAGAGAGCATCTGTTTATCTCAAACCAGATCAGGTCTCCCTGGCTATAGGCAAAGGCGGCTCGAATATCAAACTCGCCAGTAAACTCACAGGCTTTGAAATAGATGTCTATCGGGACACTGAAGAAGGAACAGAAATCGATGATGTCGATCTCGATGAATTTGCAGATGAGATAGAAGCATGGATCATTGATACGCTTAAAGGGATCGGTTGCGATACTGCCAGAAGTGTATTGACCTTAAGCAGGGAAGAATTGATCAGAAGGTCAGACCTGGAAGAAGAGACTATTGATGATGTGTTGAAGATATTATCTAGTGAAATGGAAGAGGATCAAGCAAGTTGA
- a CDS encoding TIGR02757 family protein, with translation MTASGLVQDRLEKLVLQYESPDFIQTDPISIPHEYHLLADIEISGLFAAIFSWGNRKTIINKSRELMIMMDHAPYQFMMGHTAHDLKKLQSFKHRTFQYDDLLYFIRFLRHHYRHYETLETAFLTQGRFESVEQALNQFYSYFFSLKDFMPRTKKHVSHPSTGSTCKRLCMYLRWMVRSPKKGVDFGLWTHIKPRDLMIPLDVHVHRVARNLHLLQTESKNWHTVNELTEILRTLDPNDPVKYDFALFNLGIKNDPL, from the coding sequence ATGACTGCATCCGGATTAGTCCAGGATCGGCTTGAAAAGTTGGTACTTCAATATGAAAGTCCTGACTTTATACAGACGGACCCAATCAGTATTCCTCATGAATACCACTTACTGGCAGATATTGAAATAAGTGGGTTATTTGCCGCCATTTTTTCCTGGGGTAATCGCAAAACCATCATCAATAAAAGTCGTGAACTGATGATTATGATGGATCATGCTCCCTATCAATTTATGATGGGCCATACTGCTCATGACCTCAAAAAATTACAATCCTTTAAACATAGGACCTTTCAATATGATGATTTACTGTACTTTATCAGATTTTTAAGACACCATTATCGCCATTATGAGACCTTGGAAACTGCATTTTTAACTCAAGGTCGATTTGAAAGTGTAGAGCAGGCGTTAAACCAATTTTATTCCTATTTTTTTAGTCTGAAGGATTTTATGCCAAGGACTAAAAAGCATGTATCCCATCCGTCGACAGGATCTACCTGTAAGAGGCTTTGTATGTATTTGAGGTGGATGGTCAGATCGCCCAAAAAAGGTGTAGATTTTGGTCTATGGACTCATATCAAGCCTCGGGATCTGATGATTCCTCTGGATGTGCATGTACATAGAGTAGCCCGTAACCTCCATTTATTACAAACCGAATCTAAAAACTGGCATACAGTGAACGAACTGACAGAAATATTGAGAACATTAGATCCAAATGATCCGGTTAAATATGATTTTGCGCTGTTTAACCTGGGAATAAAAAATGATCCGTTATAG
- a CDS encoding DUF2911 domain-containing protein, with product MKRSILLSLIMTLGIFSLNAQIRTPQPSPTSKIEQSVGLSTITVEYSRPGVKGRKVYGDLVPFGQPWRTGANQGTKLTFSDDVKINGKDIKKGKYSLFTIPGENEWSIILHTDANLGVPGGDDYKVADEAIRFTAKPSKLGFNMESFTIDFANIKDNGADLYLAWENTVVSFNIDVNTDARVMAGIKSTMAGPSAGDYMNAANYYSSAGKDINQAVTWAAKAVSMGSNQFFNLRQYSLILAKAGKYTEAIAVAKESLTKSQEAKNNDYIKMNEASIKEWMAMKK from the coding sequence ATGAAAAGATCTATTCTATTAAGTTTAATCATGACTTTGGGTATATTTAGCCTCAATGCCCAGATTCGTACTCCTCAACCAAGCCCTACTTCTAAAATAGAGCAGTCTGTAGGATTGTCCACTATTACAGTCGAATATAGCCGACCAGGCGTAAAAGGCCGCAAAGTATATGGTGATCTGGTACCTTTTGGTCAACCCTGGAGGACAGGTGCCAATCAAGGTACTAAACTGACTTTTAGTGATGATGTAAAAATCAATGGCAAAGACATTAAAAAAGGTAAATATTCTTTGTTTACGATCCCTGGAGAAAATGAGTGGAGCATTATCCTACATACCGATGCCAACTTAGGCGTACCAGGAGGAGATGACTATAAAGTGGCTGATGAAGCTATCCGATTTACAGCAAAACCTTCCAAATTGGGATTTAATATGGAATCTTTTACCATTGACTTTGCCAATATTAAAGACAATGGAGCGGATCTATATCTTGCATGGGAAAATACCGTAGTATCATTTAATATCGATGTAAATACCGATGCCAGAGTAATGGCTGGAATCAAAAGTACTATGGCTGGTCCTTCTGCAGGAGACTATATGAATGCTGCCAACTATTACAGCAGTGCTGGCAAAGACATCAATCAAGCGGTGACCTGGGCGGCCAAAGCCGTCAGCATGGGATCCAATCAATTCTTTAATCTTCGCCAATATAGCTTGATACTCGCCAAAGCCGGTAAATATACTGAAGCGATCGCGGTGGCTAAAGAATCTTTGACCAAGTCTCAGGAAGCAAAGAACAATGATTACATCAAAATGAATGAAGCCTCTATCAAAGAATGGATGGCTATGAAAAAATAA
- a CDS encoding ribosome maturation factor RimP, which produces MLIEETVTNWLNEKFTEESFRECYVVDVHHSPKKLEIFLDSDGVLDLALCTKINKWLGRKIEESDLIPDAYILEVSSMGLDRPLKLHRQYVKNIGRPVTVHHQNGHIIEGILTEVKPDMIIVQQEVIEIEKKKKVKKKVETIILLDDIIKTFIQIKF; this is translated from the coding sequence ATGTTGATCGAAGAGACGGTAACGAATTGGCTAAATGAAAAATTTACTGAAGAAAGCTTCAGGGAATGTTATGTGGTGGATGTCCATCACTCACCAAAAAAACTTGAAATCTTTCTCGATAGTGACGGCGTATTGGATCTGGCTCTTTGTACAAAAATCAACAAATGGCTTGGTCGCAAAATCGAAGAATCTGACCTTATACCGGATGCTTATATATTGGAAGTGTCCTCGATGGGCTTGGATAGACCATTAAAACTTCATCGCCAGTATGTCAAAAATATCGGGCGTCCAGTGACAGTGCACCATCAAAACGGCCATATCATCGAAGGCATCCTGACCGAAGTCAAACCAGACATGATTATAGTCCAACAGGAAGTCATTGAAATTGAAAAAAAGAAAAAAGTAAAGAAGAAAGTAGAAACTATTATATTATTAGATGATATCATTAAAACCTTTATTCAAATAAAATTTTGA
- a CDS encoding hotdog fold thioesterase — MQYLFKFKPTPEQLDERSQNTLTENLGIRFKEVGDDFLIATMPVDHRTKQPLGLLHGGASAALAETLGSVGSTLFIDTPNTYPVGLELNANHLKAVTSGVVTGKASPIKIGRTIHVWNIEIRNDSGELICISRLTVMLINK, encoded by the coding sequence ATGCAGTATTTATTTAAGTTCAAACCGACTCCTGAGCAATTAGACGAAAGGTCACAAAACACCCTAACAGAAAATCTAGGTATCCGGTTTAAAGAAGTAGGTGATGATTTTCTCATCGCTACTATGCCAGTCGATCATCGTACGAAGCAACCGCTCGGTTTATTGCACGGTGGAGCTTCAGCAGCGCTCGCAGAAACGCTGGGAAGTGTGGGCTCTACCCTATTTATCGATACGCCTAATACCTATCCGGTAGGACTGGAACTGAATGCCAATCATCTCAAAGCTGTCACCAGCGGTGTGGTCACCGGCAAAGCAAGTCCGATAAAAATAGGTCGTACTATTCATGTATGGAATATCGAGATCAGGAATGACTCCGGGGAATTAATTTGTATTAGCAGACTTACTGTAATGCTAATCAATAAATAA
- a CDS encoding 1-acyl-sn-glycerol-3-phosphate acyltransferase: MDRIPVDRPVLIASNHPSAFLEACLLATHFPKSLHFLVRGDIFINKFVIWLLAQLHLTPIYRFADGFKNLRANENTFSDCYKRLKDKEIIVVYAEGNTTQEKRLRPIQKGLAKIAFGALDIYPDMDLCIVPLGVNYTHPNDFRSEVFVEVGMPIELESYFQKYKTESQKAITELTQEIELKMKPLVIHINKDEDLPLAEKLWLLAKSIAPESFWPVLDRSGERFALDKSISLRINDMDEKAKTELQNKILIPLQIPASTGTTIIFIPAMIGKLINFLPFTIATQIAKSKVKRIEFFASVLVGSGMFIYILYATVIAILSHAADIPVVMALGSLVICGLIYLYRDHLLVKQKLSTIRQLNGEIIKKITDKGSFDSVSL, encoded by the coding sequence ATGGACCGGATACCGGTTGACAGACCGGTCCTGATAGCCAGCAATCACCCCAGCGCCTTCCTGGAAGCATGTCTGCTCGCTACCCACTTTCCCAAGTCACTTCATTTTTTAGTGCGGGGGGATATTTTTATCAACAAGTTTGTGATCTGGTTATTGGCCCAATTACATCTGACTCCCATCTATCGTTTTGCTGATGGCTTTAAAAATCTTAGGGCCAATGAAAACACTTTTAGTGATTGTTATAAAAGATTGAAGGATAAGGAGATCATCGTTGTATATGCTGAAGGCAATACCACCCAGGAGAAAAGGCTAAGACCCATTCAAAAAGGACTTGCCAAAATAGCGTTTGGAGCACTGGATATATATCCTGACATGGATCTGTGCATCGTGCCTTTGGGTGTCAATTATACCCATCCAAATGATTTTAGAAGCGAGGTATTTGTGGAAGTCGGTATGCCCATTGAATTAGAATCTTATTTTCAAAAATATAAAACAGAGAGTCAGAAGGCTATCACAGAGCTTACGCAGGAGATAGAACTGAAAATGAAGCCCTTGGTGATTCATATCAATAAAGATGAAGACCTTCCTTTGGCTGAGAAACTTTGGTTGCTCGCCAAATCTATAGCGCCTGAAAGCTTTTGGCCGGTATTGGATCGAAGCGGCGAACGATTCGCCTTGGATAAGAGCATCAGCTTGAGAATCAATGATATGGATGAAAAGGCAAAAACCGAATTGCAAAACAAGATCCTGATACCATTGCAAATCCCTGCCTCTACCGGCACTACCATTATATTCATACCTGCCATGATCGGAAAACTAATTAATTTTTTGCCTTTTACTATAGCTACCCAAATAGCCAAATCGAAGGTGAAAAGAATTGAGTTTTTTGCATCAGTGTTGGTCGGCTCGGGTATGTTTATTTATATCCTTTACGCTACTGTGATCGCGATTTTGAGTCATGCAGCTGATATTCCTGTAGTGATGGCCCTCGGCAGTTTGGTGATTTGTGGACTGATCTATTTATACCGTGATCACCTGTTGGTTAAACAAAAACTCTCCACGATCCGGCAATTGAATGGAGAAATAATAAAAAAAATTACGGACAAAGGATCCTTTGACAGCGTATCCTTATAA
- a CDS encoding 2,3-bisphosphoglycerate-independent phosphoglycerate mutase, which yields MKINKLALLILDGWGIGPDYNADAIASAATPFFDNAWKTYPHSTLTTFGEEVGLPDGQMGNSEVGHLNLGAGRVVYQELARINKAIRTKELDLNPELLQLIERCKTNGHRIHLMGLVSDGGVHSHLDHLIALCDILQKHQIRKISIHAFMDGRDTDPKSGIGFIKTLTDHIKNSDARLVSICGRYYAMDRDKRWERVKKAYDLLVHGIGDTADTAEEALLKAYSQNITDEFIEPTLLGAPDPDLLIKDGDAVLFFNFRTDRPRQLTEVLTQTAFHEFNMHPLKLDFVTMTEYDASFKGIPALFKTDNLNNTLGEVIATRGLTQVRMAETEKYPHVTFFFSGGREIPFKGESRIMIPSPKVATYDLQPEMSAPELTAALLEHWETSDPDFICLNFANTDMVGHTGVFEAGIKAAETVDACVEKIVTKGLEKSYQFIILADHGNADTMINPDGSPNTAHTKNPVPVIYIGTQPIQLHHGKLGDVAPTILKLMGVDIPAEMTGNILF from the coding sequence ATGAAAATTAATAAACTTGCGCTACTGATACTGGATGGCTGGGGAATTGGCCCTGATTACAATGCCGATGCAATCGCGTCGGCAGCCACCCCTTTTTTCGACAATGCCTGGAAAACCTATCCCCATAGTACTTTGACCACGTTTGGCGAAGAAGTAGGTTTACCTGATGGCCAAATGGGCAATTCAGAAGTAGGCCACCTCAATCTAGGCGCCGGTAGAGTCGTCTACCAGGAACTGGCTAGAATCAATAAAGCCATTCGTACCAAAGAACTTGATCTCAATCCTGAACTCCTTCAACTTATTGAGCGCTGTAAAACGAATGGACACCGAATTCACCTCATGGGGCTGGTATCGGATGGAGGTGTACACTCTCACCTGGACCATCTCATCGCCCTTTGCGATATATTACAGAAACACCAGATCAGGAAAATAAGTATTCATGCTTTCATGGATGGCCGGGATACTGATCCTAAAAGCGGCATTGGATTTATTAAAACATTGACAGATCATATTAAGAATAGCGATGCCAGACTAGTATCTATCTGTGGACGGTATTATGCCATGGATAGAGATAAGCGTTGGGAGCGGGTCAAAAAAGCTTATGATCTGCTGGTGCATGGCATAGGAGATACAGCTGATACCGCCGAAGAAGCATTATTAAAAGCATATTCCCAAAATATTACAGATGAATTCATCGAACCTACCCTCCTTGGAGCTCCTGATCCCGACCTGCTCATCAAAGATGGCGATGCAGTTTTATTCTTCAATTTCCGCACCGACAGGCCCAGACAACTCACTGAGGTATTAACTCAGACAGCCTTTCATGAATTCAACATGCATCCACTAAAACTGGATTTCGTCACTATGACAGAGTATGATGCTAGCTTTAAAGGCATTCCTGCATTATTTAAAACCGATAATTTAAATAATACGCTTGGGGAAGTCATTGCTACGCGTGGTTTGACGCAAGTGCGTATGGCTGAAACCGAAAAATATCCACATGTGACCTTCTTTTTCTCCGGCGGCCGGGAAATTCCATTCAAAGGCGAAAGCAGGATAATGATTCCGTCTCCAAAGGTGGCCACCTACGATCTGCAACCTGAGATGTCTGCACCAGAGCTAACTGCCGCTTTACTGGAGCATTGGGAGACCAGTGATCCAGACTTCATTTGTCTAAATTTTGCCAATACCGATATGGTTGGTCATACCGGCGTTTTTGAAGCTGGGATCAAAGCTGCAGAGACAGTAGATGCTTGCGTAGAAAAAATAGTCACCAAAGGTTTGGAAAAAAGTTATCAATTTATCATCCTCGCAGATCATGGCAATGCAGACACCATGATCAATCCCGATGGAAGTCCTAATACCGCACATACCAAAAACCCAGTACCAGTGATTTACATCGGAACACAACCCATTCAATTGCATCATGGAAAATTGGGTGATGTGGCTCCTACTATATTAAAACTCATGGGTGTAGATATCCCTGCAGAAATGACCGGGAATATTCTATTTTAA
- a CDS encoding DUF4783 domain-containing protein gives MKLIGYILFLFLNQLLPAQSVKGVLQALAQQDQTFLNQNFASEVHYSLDLQSYEGSKIEAIQSVLNFVGSSSGKNFKIIHEGVPKGKESFMGIGNLVSDKGKFRVYITFHFKDNKYLVNELKIEKDGL, from the coding sequence ATGAAACTCATAGGTTATATCTTATTCTTGTTCTTAAATCAACTATTGCCGGCACAGTCAGTCAAAGGAGTTTTACAAGCTTTGGCGCAGCAAGACCAAACATTTCTCAATCAAAATTTTGCTTCAGAAGTTCACTATTCTCTTGACCTGCAATCATACGAAGGATCTAAAATAGAAGCTATACAATCGGTATTAAATTTTGTAGGTTCATCTTCCGGCAAGAATTTCAAGATTATTCACGAAGGGGTACCTAAAGGCAAAGAATCCTTTATGGGCATAGGCAATCTGGTGTCAGACAAGGGCAAGTTTAGAGTGTATATCACATTTCATTTTAAAGACAATAAGTACCTGGTTAATGAGCTGAAAATTGAAAAAGACGGTCTATAA
- the infB gene encoding translation initiation factor IF-2 yields the protein MAKNLVKTASEFNIGTSSIVEHLQKKGFAIENKPNAKITDEMFAELIKEFSASMAVKEKAEQLIIGKASATQSPKREIPSIPTPLPPPAPIAPVVEAKSIPTPTTPVPTPTTTISEPTTAADSVITRVTVDAPKITVVDKIDLEAKKKKKPTDKVPEIEDVREPSTPEPKVVESSKIIAPVTSTEEPVQEMHRSETPTLKGLKILGKIDTDKFSKKKKEEPVADLDSKKKPLASSDEDIRKKRKRKRKKIESTAPPPSGTPGTGVRPARGRDDVKEISQKEIDDQIRATLARLGSNTKSRRQKIRRDNRSRIREKIELEEQALVSTDMQVTEFMSVSELASLLNVKPAQVIMTCMNLGVIVSINQRLDAEIIELVAEEFGHKVSFVSAEDSTDTEEDVEDLPSDLVPRAPIVTVMGHVDHGKTSLLDYIRSANVVSGEAGGITQHIGAYEVKLGDKQITFLDTPGHEAFTAMRARGTKMTDVVIIIIAADDNIMPQTKEAISHAQAAGVPIVFAINKIDKQGANPEKIKQELAAMNLMVEDWGGKIQSQDISAKTGLNVDKLMEKILLEAEILQLTANPKRMASGTVIEASLDKGRGYVTKLLVQNGSLNVGDAILAGEHFGRVKAMFNEWGQKITIADPSSPVLILGMSGAPQAGEKFKVFEDESIAKDLGLKRAQINRELATRTNKRISLDEIGRRLALGTFKELKIIIKGDVDGSIEALADSLIKLSIEKIQVSVIHKAVGGITESDVLLASASDAIIIGFQVRPSASARKLAEKEGVEIKTFSIIYEAIAVIRSAMEGMMEPVKEEKVIAMLEVREVFKITGVGSIAGCFVTEGKIMKNTPIRLIRDGIVTYPSKEGATAKIAALKRFKDDVKEVKSGLECGLSIENFNDIKTGDVIEGYEISEVKARLS from the coding sequence ATGGCTAAAAATTTAGTAAAGACTGCTTCAGAATTTAATATTGGCACGAGCTCTATCGTTGAGCACTTGCAAAAGAAAGGGTTTGCCATAGAAAATAAACCCAACGCCAAGATCACAGACGAAATGTTTGCTGAATTGATCAAAGAGTTTTCTGCATCTATGGCAGTCAAAGAGAAAGCTGAGCAGCTCATCATAGGTAAAGCCAGCGCTACCCAATCACCTAAGCGAGAGATACCATCCATCCCAACCCCGCTTCCGCCTCCTGCCCCAATAGCTCCTGTCGTTGAAGCCAAATCCATTCCAACACCAACTACTCCTGTTCCAACGCCCACCACAACAATATCGGAGCCAACCACTGCTGCTGATTCAGTGATCACAAGAGTTACGGTTGATGCTCCTAAGATTACGGTGGTAGATAAAATAGATCTTGAAGCTAAAAAGAAAAAGAAACCAACCGATAAGGTCCCTGAAATAGAGGATGTCAGAGAACCGTCCACTCCTGAACCTAAAGTAGTAGAATCTTCCAAAATCATTGCCCCAGTTACTTCCACCGAAGAACCAGTTCAGGAAATGCATCGGTCTGAAACACCTACCTTGAAAGGGTTGAAGATTTTGGGTAAAATCGATACTGACAAATTTTCAAAGAAGAAAAAAGAAGAACCTGTAGCTGACCTGGATTCGAAGAAAAAACCTTTGGCTTCTTCGGATGAGGATATCAGGAAAAAACGAAAACGAAAACGAAAGAAAATCGAATCCACGGCTCCCCCTCCCTCAGGCACCCCAGGGACAGGCGTCAGGCCAGCCCGCGGCAGAGATGATGTCAAAGAGATTTCTCAAAAGGAAATTGACGATCAGATTAGAGCTACCCTGGCCAGATTAGGTTCAAATACGAAATCTAGAAGACAAAAAATAAGACGCGATAATCGATCCAGGATAAGAGAAAAAATAGAACTGGAAGAGCAAGCTCTAGTGAGCACAGATATGCAGGTCACCGAATTTATGTCAGTTTCTGAGCTTGCTTCCCTGCTGAATGTAAAACCTGCACAAGTCATCATGACCTGTATGAATCTGGGTGTCATCGTATCGATCAATCAAAGACTAGATGCTGAAATTATAGAGCTGGTTGCCGAAGAGTTTGGCCACAAAGTTTCATTTGTATCTGCTGAAGACTCTACTGACACAGAAGAAGATGTTGAAGATCTACCCAGCGACCTGGTGCCCAGGGCTCCTATCGTCACTGTGATGGGACACGTAGATCATGGCAAAACTTCCTTGTTGGATTATATCCGAAGCGCTAATGTGGTCTCAGGAGAAGCTGGAGGAATAACCCAACATATCGGTGCCTATGAAGTAAAATTGGGAGACAAACAAATCACCTTCCTGGATACTCCGGGACATGAGGCTTTTACCGCTATGCGCGCACGTGGTACCAAAATGACGGATGTGGTCATCATCATCATTGCTGCCGATGACAATATCATGCCTCAGACCAAAGAAGCCATTTCTCACGCTCAGGCTGCTGGTGTACCCATCGTTTTTGCCATTAATAAAATAGATAAACAAGGTGCTAATCCTGAAAAAATAAAACAAGAGCTTGCTGCCATGAACCTGATGGTCGAAGATTGGGGTGGCAAAATCCAATCACAGGACATATCAGCCAAGACTGGATTGAATGTAGACAAGCTCATGGAGAAGATATTGCTTGAAGCGGAGATCCTTCAACTCACCGCTAATCCAAAACGGATGGCATCAGGTACCGTCATCGAAGCTTCTCTCGACAAAGGCAGAGGCTACGTTACCAAACTTCTTGTTCAAAATGGAAGTTTAAATGTAGGTGATGCCATTCTTGCAGGAGAACATTTTGGTCGTGTCAAGGCCATGTTTAATGAATGGGGCCAAAAAATAACAATAGCAGATCCTTCCAGTCCTGTATTGATTCTGGGCATGTCAGGTGCTCCTCAGGCAGGTGAAAAATTCAAAGTGTTTGAAGATGAATCCATCGCCAAAGATCTAGGCTTGAAGCGCGCTCAGATCAACCGAGAACTCGCCACCAGAACTAATAAGCGTATATCGCTCGATGAGATCGGCAGACGACTTGCACTAGGTACGTTTAAAGAGCTGAAGATCATTATTAAAGGTGATGTGGACGGATCCATCGAAGCGTTGGCGGATTCACTCATCAAACTGTCGATTGAAAAGATTCAGGTATCAGTCATCCACAAAGCGGTTGGGGGCATTACAGAATCAGATGTATTGCTTGCCTCAGCATCAGATGCCATTATTATAGGATTTCAGGTCAGACCTTCTGCAAGTGCCCGAAAGCTTGCTGAAAAAGAAGGTGTGGAGATCAAGACATTCTCTATCATTTATGAAGCCATCGCAGTCATCAGATCAGCTATGGAAGGTATGATGGAACCGGTTAAAGAAGAGAAAGTGATAGCCATGCTCGAAGTCAGAGAAGTCTTTAAAATCACTGGAGTGGGTTCTATAGCCGGATGTTTTGTCACGGAGGGAAAAATCATGAAAAACACGCCTATCAGGCTGATCAGGGATGGTATCGTGACTTATCCAAGCAAAGAAGGCGCTACTGCCAAAATAGCTGCACTCAAAAGATTTAAGGATGATGTCAAAGAGGTTAAAAGTGGATTGGAGTGCGGTCTATCCATTGAAAACTTCAATGATATCAAAACAGGTGATGTTATAGAAGGTTACGAAATCAGCGAGGTTAAGGCTCGTCTGAGCTAA